One window of the Agrobacterium larrymoorei genome contains the following:
- a CDS encoding zinc-dependent alcohol dehydrogenase — MRGPHMEGNFSFPVKYGYSTVGKIEDGPNDLIGRTAFCLHPHQDRFVTTRDMVALLPEDLPPERGVLAANMETALNIVWDAIVQPGDRVAVFGAGVVGTLIASLSRRIAGTETVLVDTNTDRRAHVEAMGISFAEAGTLNGEFDVLINASAAGAALSEAIEHAGTEARIIEASWYGDKNVSIPLGGAFHSKRLQLLSSQVGAVPASRRARWSFGRRMAKALELLEDESLDHLISGDTAFADLADDYPRILSSQTTLCHRIRY, encoded by the coding sequence ATGCGCGGTCCCCACATGGAAGGCAATTTCTCCTTTCCCGTAAAGTACGGCTATTCCACAGTCGGGAAGATTGAAGATGGCCCCAACGATTTGATCGGCAGGACGGCGTTCTGCCTTCATCCGCACCAGGATCGTTTCGTCACCACCCGCGACATGGTCGCGTTACTGCCAGAAGATCTCCCACCGGAGCGAGGCGTTCTCGCGGCAAATATGGAAACGGCACTCAACATCGTTTGGGATGCCATAGTCCAGCCGGGCGACCGCGTCGCTGTTTTCGGCGCCGGCGTCGTTGGCACTTTGATCGCCAGTCTTTCCCGCCGGATTGCAGGCACCGAGACGGTATTGGTCGACACCAACACCGATCGCCGCGCGCATGTGGAGGCCATGGGTATCTCCTTTGCAGAGGCGGGTACGCTCAATGGCGAGTTTGACGTGTTGATCAACGCCTCGGCGGCGGGCGCCGCACTTTCCGAGGCCATCGAACACGCTGGCACCGAGGCGCGCATCATCGAGGCAAGCTGGTATGGCGACAAGAACGTATCCATTCCGCTCGGCGGCGCCTTCCATTCCAAGCGCCTGCAACTCCTAAGTTCGCAGGTCGGTGCCGTTCCTGCCTCGCGGCGAGCGCGCTGGAGCTTCGGCAGACGTATGGCGAAAGCCTTGGAACTGTTGGAGGACGAGAGCCTCGATCACCTGATTTCCGGCGACACGGCCTTTGCTGATCTGGCCGACGATTACCCCCGTATCCTTTCATCGCAGACGACGCTCTGCCACCGCATCCGCTACTAA
- a CDS encoding 6-pyruvoyl trahydropterin synthase family protein has protein sequence MFAVEVRDHIMIAHSLPRPVFGPAQGMHGATFVVDAAFFTKDVDEDGLAVDIGAATSVLSETLKPLNYQNLDELDVFKGKVSTTEVIAKHIFDQLAEAVAAKRLGPGSHRICRIRVLLHESHAARGWYEADL, from the coding sequence ATGTTCGCAGTCGAAGTCAGAGACCACATCATGATCGCCCACAGCCTGCCGCGTCCCGTCTTCGGACCGGCACAAGGCATGCATGGCGCCACCTTCGTTGTCGATGCCGCATTTTTCACGAAGGACGTGGACGAAGACGGTCTTGCGGTTGATATCGGCGCAGCGACAAGTGTTCTCTCCGAAACGCTGAAGCCGTTGAATTATCAGAACCTCGACGAGCTCGATGTCTTCAAGGGCAAGGTCAGCACTACCGAAGTCATTGCGAAGCATATTTTCGATCAACTCGCTGAAGCCGTTGCCGCCAAGCGGCTTGGCCCCGGAAGCCACCGGATTTGCCGCATCCGGGTGCTGCTGCATGAATCGCACGCCGCACGCGGCTGGTACGAGGCCGACCTTTGA
- a CDS encoding glycosyltransferase family 4 protein produces the protein MRQRLAFAYPGNLELKTGGYGYDREMIAGLRQLGWDIDLIALGEGFPSPSSQALEEAEGRLSALPDGTLVMIDGLAFGVMDEWAKREGQRLKIVALVHHPLALETGVGEADQSRLRRSERQALATTQHVFVTSPMTARELIENFAVPTAKVSVAVPGTVRQPKSHKAQNDVPQILSVGSLTRRKGHDVLIASLAMIVDLPWKATFIGSPHLDPSVAAALAEQISALDLNDRITLAGECEDLSAAYASADIFALASRYEGYGMVFAEALSYGLPIVACHTGAVPEVVPSEAGYLVPVDEVEALASALRRLLMDPNDRARRAEAAASAVEGLPSWTDTSTILSNRLKALI, from the coding sequence TTGAGACAACGGCTGGCCTTCGCCTACCCCGGTAATCTTGAACTGAAGACCGGAGGCTATGGCTACGATCGTGAAATGATCGCGGGTCTGAGGCAGCTTGGATGGGATATCGACCTTATCGCTCTTGGGGAGGGTTTTCCCTCCCCTTCTTCCCAGGCATTGGAAGAGGCTGAAGGACGTCTCTCTGCGCTGCCCGACGGCACGCTGGTGATGATCGACGGGCTTGCCTTCGGCGTCATGGACGAGTGGGCAAAGCGTGAAGGACAGCGACTTAAGATCGTGGCGCTTGTTCATCACCCTCTGGCGCTTGAGACCGGCGTAGGCGAGGCCGATCAATCCCGCTTGCGGCGCAGCGAAAGACAGGCTCTTGCAACGACGCAGCATGTGTTCGTCACTTCACCAATGACGGCTCGCGAGCTGATCGAAAACTTTGCTGTTCCGACCGCCAAGGTGAGTGTGGCTGTGCCCGGCACAGTGAGGCAACCGAAAAGCCATAAGGCACAAAACGACGTCCCTCAGATCCTCTCCGTGGGCTCCCTCACGCGACGAAAAGGCCATGACGTCCTGATCGCCTCGCTTGCCATGATCGTCGATCTGCCGTGGAAGGCCACGTTCATCGGGAGCCCACATCTCGACCCTTCTGTCGCTGCCGCTTTGGCGGAGCAGATCAGCGCTCTTGACCTGAACGACCGCATCACGCTGGCAGGTGAATGCGAGGATCTTTCGGCGGCCTATGCGAGTGCGGACATCTTCGCGCTTGCCAGCCGCTATGAAGGCTACGGCATGGTGTTTGCGGAAGCACTCTCTTACGGCCTGCCGATCGTTGCATGCCATACGGGCGCCGTGCCGGAAGTCGTGCCGAGCGAGGCCGGTTATCTTGTGCCGGTGGACGAAGTGGAGGCTTTGGCCTCTGCGTTGAGACGCCTCTTGATGGATCCCAACGATCGAGCGCGCCGGGCAGAGGCTGCAGCATCCGCGGTTGAAGGGCTTCCGAGCTGGACCGATACGTCCACCATCCTTTCCAATAGATTGAAAGCATTGATATGA
- a CDS encoding class I SAM-dependent methyltransferase: MSGFDKEWLRLREPADREARSSSLVETVKEYIQSHSQHVVMDIGCGTGSTFRTLSPRLPDVEWKLLDYETSLLDEAKRQIGQRDDVSFHCADLNTLDGSLLDNVAVVTASALFDLCSADFCRRFVERLARKKIGLYAALNYDGVMEWSIKHPLDRAVVASFNQHQRTDKGFGPALGPDASGYLSSLCEDAGFSVKTASSPWALGPDSEALQSDFLASLAAPIQEIGNIDTAEFKSWLEFRLSRVGVDGSRCIVGHTDFLALPNV; this comes from the coding sequence ATGAGCGGCTTTGACAAGGAATGGCTTCGCCTTCGTGAACCGGCGGATCGCGAGGCACGATCGTCCTCTCTTGTTGAGACGGTGAAAGAATACATCCAATCCCACTCTCAGCATGTCGTCATGGATATTGGTTGCGGCACGGGATCAACCTTCCGCACCCTCTCGCCACGTCTTCCCGACGTCGAATGGAAGCTTCTGGATTATGAGACCAGTTTGCTTGACGAGGCAAAACGCCAGATTGGGCAGAGAGACGACGTTTCGTTTCATTGCGCGGACCTGAACACGCTGGACGGGAGTTTGCTCGATAATGTCGCGGTCGTCACCGCGTCCGCCTTGTTCGACCTCTGTTCGGCGGACTTCTGCCGACGATTTGTCGAGCGATTGGCGCGCAAAAAGATCGGGCTTTATGCGGCGCTCAACTATGACGGCGTCATGGAATGGTCGATCAAGCATCCTCTTGATCGTGCCGTTGTTGCCAGCTTCAACCAGCATCAACGCACAGACAAGGGCTTCGGACCGGCTCTTGGACCTGACGCTTCCGGCTATCTGTCGAGCTTGTGCGAGGATGCAGGATTTTCCGTCAAGACGGCCTCCAGCCCATGGGCGCTCGGGCCTGATTCCGAGGCGCTTCAGAGCGATTTTCTTGCGAGCCTCGCCGCCCCTATCCAAGAAATCGGAAACATCGACACGGCAGAGTTCAAGAGTTGGCTTGAGTTTCGCTTGTCACGCGTTGGCGTAGATGGAAGCCGGTGCATCGTCGGCCACACGGATTTCCTGGCCCTTCCGAACGTTTAA
- a CDS encoding RibD family protein: MRNLHMTDRLWTKLLSIRDGKDALRRKEADPALMLYGPIAAARDGFVIAQVGQSLDGRVATPTGDARDISGPDGLAHLHRCRALVDAVIVGVGTVQNDNPRLSVREVKGPSPTRVIIDCKGELTGHEGLFNDDGAPVIVIQGHDAPATSYRAEVIKLQRGAGGLDPRDILDCLAERGLKRILVEGGARTISRFVDAGLVDRLHVAIAPLIIGSGPCGISLPPIAQLCNAHRPQADIYGLGSDVLFDCCLKPQSDLNVRKGQEIRVADDAPASIYANA, translated from the coding sequence ATGCGCAACCTTCACATGACCGACAGGCTCTGGACAAAGCTTCTTTCCATTCGTGACGGGAAGGATGCACTGCGCCGAAAGGAAGCCGACCCAGCGCTCATGCTCTATGGTCCTATTGCGGCAGCCAGGGACGGTTTCGTCATCGCGCAGGTCGGTCAGTCGCTTGACGGTCGGGTCGCAACGCCAACAGGCGATGCCCGCGACATATCCGGACCTGATGGTCTGGCGCATCTCCACCGGTGTCGTGCCCTTGTGGATGCGGTCATTGTCGGTGTCGGCACGGTTCAGAACGACAATCCGCGCCTTTCGGTTCGCGAAGTCAAGGGACCGAGCCCCACACGTGTCATTATCGATTGCAAAGGCGAACTGACTGGACACGAGGGGCTGTTCAATGATGACGGCGCTCCGGTGATCGTCATTCAAGGACATGACGCGCCTGCGACGTCGTATCGCGCCGAAGTGATAAAACTTCAGCGCGGCGCCGGAGGTCTTGACCCGCGGGATATTCTCGATTGTCTCGCAGAGCGCGGATTGAAACGCATTCTCGTCGAAGGCGGGGCGCGCACGATCTCTCGCTTTGTCGATGCGGGACTGGTCGACCGACTGCATGTTGCGATCGCACCCTTGATTATTGGTTCAGGTCCGTGCGGCATTTCGCTTCCGCCGATCGCACAGCTTTGCAACGCGCATCGTCCCCAGGCAGATATCTATGGTCTCGGGAGCGACGTGCTTTTCGACTGCTGCCTGAAGCCGCAGTCGGATTTAAACGTTCGGAAGGGCCAGGAAATCCGTGTGGCCGACGATGCACCGGCTTCCATCTACGCCAACGCGTGA